A single window of Methylobacterium nodulans ORS 2060 DNA harbors:
- a CDS encoding phage tail tube protein has translation MDTKGGRYTIDIGGRRFSGRSEGKVRPARAVNANGVNWDGSAYSSVAPKLASIELSFDRGQGIPWDETMLLQKPDVTFEETDAGVVHYLTAAGWDGEPEINTKDGEVTGLKLESDQYRWARTR, from the coding sequence ATGGACACCAAGGGTGGGCGCTACACCATTGACATCGGCGGCCGCCGGTTCTCCGGCCGAAGCGAAGGGAAGGTGAGACCAGCGCGAGCCGTCAACGCGAACGGCGTGAACTGGGACGGGTCGGCCTATTCGTCGGTTGCCCCGAAGCTCGCCTCGATCGAGTTGAGCTTCGACCGCGGGCAGGGCATCCCGTGGGACGAGACGATGCTGCTCCAGAAGCCGGACGTCACCTTCGAGGAGACGGACGCGGGTGTCGTCCATTACCTCACTGCGGCTGGCTGGGATGGTGAGCCGGAGATCAACACGAAGGACGGTGAGGTCACGGGCCTGAAGCTCGAAAGCGACCAGTACCGTTGGGCGCGCACGCGCTGA
- a CDS encoding DNA circularization N-terminal domain-containing protein, translated as MRNWPKTVPGASFRGTPFHVSRETVDDAGRYVAFHPFAKAETHGTEDMGRKAWKFRVQAYLTGDTVDADAMAFLEVCSTPGAGMLILPMLPGIMVRCLNCSRAAEKNSQGYVQFDLEFGEAGAQGGGFPAIPLGDRIAEGVLNTLPRLIGSALSAFGVR; from the coding sequence ATGCGCAATTGGCCGAAGACCGTTCCGGGAGCCAGCTTTCGCGGGACGCCCTTCCATGTGTCCCGCGAGACCGTGGACGACGCCGGGCGCTACGTCGCGTTCCATCCCTTCGCGAAGGCGGAGACGCACGGCACCGAGGATATGGGCCGCAAGGCCTGGAAGTTCCGGGTCCAGGCGTATCTCACCGGCGATACGGTGGACGCCGACGCGATGGCCTTTCTGGAGGTCTGCTCGACGCCGGGCGCAGGCATGCTCATCCTGCCGATGCTGCCCGGGATCATGGTCCGCTGCCTTAACTGCTCCCGTGCCGCCGAGAAGAACAGTCAGGGCTATGTGCAGTTCGATCTTGAGTTCGGCGAGGCCGGCGCGCAGGGGGGCGGGTTCCCGGCGATCCCCCTCGGCGACCGCATTGCCGAGGGGGTGCTCAACACACTGCCGAGGCTGATCGGCTCCGCCCTCTCCGCCTTCGGGGTCCGCTGA
- a CDS encoding phage tail tip lysozyme, which translates to MSSIIEAKLVLSGEDRATAAVDNVVKALKQIEDASKVSASVDKLARSLLETEKAQKAVTAAMNARNGLQQAQATLKAASAEAARLAGEYDKARAAAAAFNGVRLTKGSEQARTAAAARTAVRELGKEYRTAERSVRVATAAVAAQTATLQHAERAATALGADLSNLAGRQRQLKAATESTTQALRQQISAEERAAQAAAHHRREMQEYARHMRRHGALGTAAAAASGYVGAHTVAHGVSETVRAGARYQHEVVALKNAGRTAHEMEEIEAASRATTRAVPTATFEENLKVINETTGAFGDLHHAIENLTFMQKSASVLHASAGDKIHEGAGELGNKLARFFEMRGTAGNTPVFQREAGELIRAMAFTRGNFNPREAVNFAQQAKASLPLYSERFLTKIAPSLVTEYGGDRAGTAANAFRNVILGKANDKKQAEAWLNLGLLDPKKTITKGGHAVSWSGGAVKNTNLALSDPLEWAQTVLLPALRKKGVNVDDKLELTKALGTMFRNSNSNLFAEALTQKLSVQRLLKDEVNINKAGTLDQIYARNLSEDPTQAFKAVTASLENLITTASSPLMAQASVGLKSVAEGVQSLALVAKDHPNLAVAGGIGVAGAGFGAAGYLSYKLATGFGLSGSATALTHSAAMLDAAAVRLGAGGAAGVAGTAAPAAAGVGLAGGVAAAGVAAGAAVAGVATAEQLPKVLKEKGPTAIDPATGGVIDQNPMGEFGPAIKEWWKSHAPTWFGGEPAKEAGRAAGQGIADGVKEKASEVQSQGQTIYDRMKALFAQGINMPINLAPGEGFGGGGSLIQRASFGGGTAGGAAGALASISSAAPGGKGGGAVGSGSGRYASLPSGRGGGRDRYTGAPNWLAAGARESYDFWIGKGATPAQAAGLVGMEQGENNFKPHGYGDRGTSYGSFMWKMDRRREILAGTGINVHGATHQQQLEAAYWEMTQGRHKGFWGRLRQTTTPEEAAALGVRRFEIPADIPGASRRRGGFGRDWYNRFQREDDERAKTMQRALPPKPAQDDASASLQNVAATLRDMSLRTHHLVEVSASPGLQARTRGMRATTSGPIKADVGVSMPQARSEGDWI; encoded by the coding sequence ATGAGCAGCATCATCGAGGCCAAACTGGTCCTCTCTGGCGAGGATCGGGCTACGGCTGCCGTCGACAATGTCGTCAAGGCGCTTAAGCAGATCGAGGACGCATCGAAGGTCTCGGCCTCGGTCGACAAGCTCGCCCGCTCGCTCCTGGAGACCGAAAAGGCGCAGAAGGCCGTCACGGCGGCGATGAACGCGCGCAATGGCCTGCAGCAGGCGCAGGCGACCCTCAAGGCAGCCAGCGCCGAGGCGGCGCGGCTCGCGGGCGAGTACGACAAGGCGCGCGCCGCGGCGGCTGCCTTCAACGGGGTGCGTCTCACCAAGGGCTCGGAGCAGGCCCGCACCGCCGCGGCTGCCCGCACGGCGGTGCGCGAGCTCGGGAAGGAGTACCGGACGGCCGAGCGGTCGGTCCGGGTCGCGACCGCGGCAGTGGCCGCCCAGACCGCGACGCTGCAGCACGCCGAGCGGGCTGCGACCGCGCTTGGGGCGGATCTCTCGAACCTTGCCGGCAGGCAGCGGCAATTGAAGGCTGCGACCGAGAGCACGACACAGGCGCTGCGCCAGCAGATCTCGGCCGAGGAGCGCGCGGCCCAGGCCGCGGCGCACCACCGCCGGGAGATGCAGGAATACGCCCGGCACATGCGTCGGCACGGCGCTCTCGGCACGGCCGCCGCCGCGGCCTCGGGCTATGTCGGCGCCCACACCGTGGCGCACGGCGTGTCAGAGACTGTGCGAGCCGGCGCTCGCTACCAGCACGAGGTCGTGGCGCTCAAGAACGCGGGCCGCACCGCCCACGAGATGGAGGAGATCGAGGCGGCCTCGCGCGCGACGACCCGCGCGGTGCCGACCGCGACCTTCGAGGAGAACCTGAAGGTCATCAACGAGACGACCGGCGCGTTCGGTGATCTGCACCACGCGATCGAGAACCTGACCTTCATGCAGAAGTCGGCTTCGGTGCTGCACGCCTCGGCCGGCGACAAGATCCATGAGGGCGCGGGCGAGCTCGGCAACAAGCTCGCCCGGTTCTTCGAGATGCGCGGCACGGCCGGCAACACGCCCGTGTTCCAGCGGGAGGCCGGCGAGTTGATCCGCGCGATGGCCTTCACGCGCGGCAACTTCAACCCGCGCGAGGCGGTCAACTTCGCCCAGCAAGCGAAGGCGTCGCTGCCGCTCTACAGCGAGCGATTCCTGACCAAGATCGCGCCGTCCCTGGTGACGGAATACGGCGGCGACCGCGCCGGCACGGCGGCCAACGCCTTCAGGAACGTCATCCTCGGCAAGGCAAACGACAAGAAGCAGGCCGAGGCCTGGCTCAATCTCGGGCTGCTCGACCCGAAGAAGACGATTACGAAGGGCGGTCACGCCGTCTCGTGGTCCGGCGGGGCGGTCAAGAACACCAACCTCGCCCTGTCCGACCCGCTGGAATGGGCCCAGACCGTGCTGCTGCCGGCCCTGCGCAAGAAGGGCGTCAACGTCGACGACAAGCTGGAGCTGACGAAAGCTCTCGGCACGATGTTCCGCAACTCGAACTCGAACCTGTTCGCCGAGGCGCTGACGCAGAAGCTGTCCGTGCAACGTCTGCTCAAGGACGAGGTCAACATCAACAAGGCCGGAACTCTCGACCAGATCTATGCCCGGAACCTCTCGGAGGATCCGACACAGGCGTTCAAGGCGGTCACGGCCTCGCTTGAGAACCTGATCACCACGGCCTCGTCTCCGCTGATGGCGCAGGCCTCGGTCGGACTGAAGTCGGTTGCCGAAGGCGTGCAGAGCCTCGCGCTCGTCGCCAAGGACCACCCGAACCTTGCGGTTGCGGGCGGCATTGGGGTTGCGGGGGCGGGCTTCGGGGCGGCGGGCTATCTCTCCTACAAGCTGGCCACCGGGTTCGGCCTCTCTGGGTCGGCAACGGCCCTGACCCACTCGGCGGCCATGCTCGATGCCGCAGCCGTGCGGCTGGGCGCGGGTGGCGCGGCTGGGGTGGCAGGCACGGCCGCCCCAGCTGCGGCCGGTGTAGGCCTTGCCGGCGGCGTGGCGGCGGCAGGTGTGGCGGCCGGCGCGGCAGTCGCCGGCGTCGCGACCGCGGAACAGTTGCCGAAGGTTCTGAAGGAGAAGGGCCCGACCGCGATTGATCCGGCGACCGGTGGTGTGATCGACCAGAACCCAATGGGTGAGTTCGGCCCAGCGATCAAGGAGTGGTGGAAGAGCCATGCCCCGACGTGGTTCGGCGGTGAGCCGGCCAAGGAGGCCGGCCGCGCCGCCGGGCAGGGTATCGCAGATGGCGTCAAGGAGAAGGCGTCCGAGGTTCAGAGCCAAGGCCAGACGATCTACGATCGGATGAAGGCCCTGTTCGCGCAGGGCATCAACATGCCGATCAACCTCGCGCCCGGCGAGGGCTTCGGCGGGGGCGGCTCGTTGATCCAGCGCGCCTCCTTCGGCGGCGGCACGGCGGGCGGTGCCGCTGGCGCTCTCGCCTCGATCTCCTCGGCTGCGCCGGGCGGCAAGGGCGGCGGTGCCGTCGGTTCCGGCAGCGGGCGCTATGCCTCCCTCCCGAGTGGCAGAGGAGGCGGCCGGGATCGCTACACCGGCGCCCCGAACTGGCTCGCGGCCGGAGCTCGGGAGTCCTACGACTTCTGGATCGGGAAGGGCGCGACGCCCGCCCAGGCCGCCGGCCTCGTCGGCATGGAGCAGGGCGAGAACAACTTCAAGCCGCACGGCTACGGCGACCGGGGTACGTCCTACGGGTCGTTCATGTGGAAGATGGATCGGCGCCGCGAGATCCTCGCGGGGACAGGCATTAACGTCCACGGTGCGACCCACCAGCAGCAGCTCGAGGCGGCCTACTGGGAGATGACCCAGGGCCGCCACAAGGGCTTCTGGGGGCGCTTGCGCCAGACCACGACGCCCGAGGAAGCGGCGGCGCTTGGCGTGCGGCGGTTCGAGATCCCGGCCGACATTCCGGGGGCGAGTCGGCGCCGCGGCGGCTTCGGGCGGGACTGGTACAACCGGTTCCAGCGCGAGGACGACGAGCGCGCCAAGACGATGCAGCGCGCGCTGCCGCCCAAGCCCGCGCAGGACGACGCTTCGGCCTCGCTCCAGAACGTGGCCGCCACGCTGCGGGACATGTCCTTGCGCACGCATCACCTCGTCGAGGTCTCGGCCTCACCGGGGCTGCAGGCGCGCACCCGCGGCATGCGCGCGACGACGTCGGGTCCGATCAAGGCCGATGTCGGCGTGTCGATGCCTCAGGCGCGCTCGGAGGGGGACTGGATCTAA
- a CDS encoding head decoration protein: MFPTYPTFTEGRHTAEFLKSEAEGYRSRENITVASGSGVLMPGTVLGRITSGAATAAAKAGNAGNGTISAVTTGTNVQPGVYRVEFTAATKFVVVDPDGEEVGQGSTGVAFAGPLGFTITAGGTPFASGDGFDITIAAGSGKYVPTDLAAVNGSAQAAAVLYHRVDATSVDVLAAAIARDAEVYGARLVYHASVDQPGEVAAKVAELKALGIIVR, translated from the coding sequence ATGTTCCCCACCTATCCGACGTTCACCGAGGGTCGGCACACCGCCGAATTCCTCAAGTCCGAGGCCGAAGGCTACCGCTCGCGCGAGAACATTACCGTCGCGTCCGGCTCTGGCGTCCTGATGCCTGGCACCGTGCTGGGACGGATCACCTCGGGTGCCGCAACGGCTGCGGCGAAGGCGGGGAATGCCGGCAACGGCACCATCTCGGCCGTGACCACCGGCACCAACGTCCAGCCGGGCGTCTACCGGGTCGAGTTCACGGCGGCGACGAAGTTCGTCGTCGTCGACCCTGATGGCGAGGAGGTCGGGCAGGGCAGCACGGGTGTCGCTTTCGCGGGGCCGCTCGGCTTCACCATCACGGCGGGCGGGACCCCGTTCGCCAGCGGTGATGGTTTTGACATCACGATCGCGGCCGGATCGGGCAAGTACGTGCCCACCGATCTCGCGGCCGTGAACGGCAGCGCCCAGGCCGCGGCGGTCCTCTACCACCGCGTGGATGCCACCTCCGTCGATGTCCTGGCGGCCGCCATTGCGCGCGACGCCGAGGTCTACGGCGCCCGCCTCGTCTACCACGCTTCGGTCGATCAGCCGGGCGAGGTGGCCGCCAAGGTCGCCGAGCTAAAAGCCCTCGGCATCATCGTCCGCTGA
- a CDS encoding major capsid protein: MLNIFENDAFSVVSMTAKVNKQPFVPGQIGATGIFQEEGVTTTTVMVEEMNGTLALVAPTPRGGVGETTDNEKRKVRAFPVPHYQRDDSVMADEVQGVRAFGAEGQASQVETVERLVESKMGKHTRALDVTLEHQRVGCLKGLITDKYGNTMFDLYQMYGLTRPDPIEFHLDIATTDVRMVCFDVIDQVEAALDGMMMSGLHAFCGNGFWKKLLAHKTVRETYLNTIQAAELRGNAHVFRFEFGGITFERYRTGTQATASANGPFFGSEEVRFIPVGVQDLFITRFAPADYEETVNTIGLPRYARQWRKENGKGRNMEVQMNAISICTRPEALLSGVSTNN; this comes from the coding sequence ATGTTGAACATCTTCGAGAATGACGCCTTCTCGGTCGTTTCGATGACCGCCAAGGTGAACAAGCAGCCCTTCGTGCCCGGCCAGATCGGCGCGACGGGCATCTTCCAGGAAGAGGGCGTCACCACCACGACCGTCATGGTCGAGGAGATGAACGGCACCCTCGCCCTTGTCGCACCGACGCCGCGTGGCGGAGTCGGCGAAACGACAGATAATGAGAAGCGCAAGGTGCGCGCCTTCCCGGTGCCGCACTATCAGCGCGACGACAGCGTGATGGCGGACGAGGTGCAGGGCGTCCGCGCGTTCGGTGCCGAGGGGCAGGCTTCTCAGGTCGAGACCGTCGAGCGTCTCGTCGAGAGCAAGATGGGCAAGCACACGCGCGCTCTCGACGTCACGCTCGAGCACCAGCGGGTCGGTTGCCTCAAGGGACTCATCACCGACAAGTACGGGAACACGATGTTCGACCTGTACCAGATGTATGGGCTGACGCGTCCCGACCCGATCGAGTTCCACCTCGACATCGCCACCACCGACGTCCGCATGGTCTGCTTCGACGTAATTGATCAGGTCGAAGCGGCGCTCGACGGCATGATGATGTCGGGGCTGCACGCCTTCTGCGGCAACGGGTTCTGGAAGAAGCTGCTCGCCCACAAGACGGTGCGTGAGACTTACCTTAACACGATCCAGGCAGCCGAGCTGCGCGGCAACGCGCACGTCTTCCGCTTCGAGTTCGGCGGCATCACCTTCGAGCGCTACCGGACCGGAACGCAGGCCACCGCCTCGGCCAACGGCCCGTTCTTCGGGTCGGAGGAGGTGCGCTTCATCCCGGTCGGCGTCCAGGACCTCTTCATCACCCGCTTCGCGCCGGCGGACTACGAGGAGACGGTTAACACGATCGGACTGCCGCGCTACGCGCGCCAGTGGCGCAAGGAGAACGGTAAAGGTCGGAACATGGAGGTGCAGATGAACGCCATCAGCATCTGCACCCGGCCAGAGGCGCTGCTCTCCGGCGTCAGCACCAACAACTGA